From Flavobacteriales bacterium, a single genomic window includes:
- the recO gene encoding DNA repair protein RecO, translated as MSTRALVLQAIRYKDHQLIIKVFSEARGALTLITSAGGKKGKTNRLAFQPLAVVDVQIDYKEKHDMHRIKDLRIQDPHHSMHSHPAKVFLALFMAELTQKSTRNEGQSQTLFEYLVSCSDNLEQCTTPSPDFAIRFILGLVAQLGIRPHARLREEDRYFNLNEGTFDGRYINDEVCLDIAHSDILNRMLTSKDGEQETMKRSDRQQLVRAMIRYLQIHSPGMGPVKSLDVLESILT; from the coding sequence TTGTCCACCCGAGCACTTGTCCTGCAAGCCATACGGTACAAAGATCATCAACTCATCATCAAGGTGTTTTCAGAAGCAAGAGGTGCCCTTACCCTCATCACTTCGGCTGGTGGCAAAAAAGGCAAAACCAACCGACTCGCCTTTCAGCCCCTTGCAGTGGTAGATGTGCAGATAGACTACAAAGAAAAACACGACATGCATCGCATAAAGGATTTACGCATTCAGGATCCTCATCACAGCATGCATTCACATCCTGCCAAGGTATTTCTGGCCTTATTCATGGCAGAGCTCACACAAAAGAGCACCCGAAACGAGGGGCAATCACAAACATTATTTGAATATCTGGTGTCCTGTTCAGACAACCTGGAGCAATGCACAACCCCGTCCCCTGATTTTGCTATCCGTTTTATCCTGGGGCTTGTTGCACAATTGGGGATTCGGCCACATGCACGACTGAGAGAAGAAGACCGGTATTTTAATCTGAATGAAGGAACATTCGACGGTCGATATATCAATGATGAGGTTTGCCTGGATATTGCCCATAGTGATATTCTGAATAGAATGCTGACCTCAAAAGATGGGGAGCAGGAAACCATGAAACGTTCGGACCGCCAACAACTGGTAAGGGCCATGATCCGTTATCTTCAGATTCATAGTCCGGGTATGGGGCCGGTCAAATCTCTGGATGTGCTTGAAAGTATTCTGACTTAG